GCAACAAGGGGAGCCTAGTTATGCGCATAAGATTACTAAGCAAGAGGGGTTGATTGATTTTAAAAAAACAGCTTGGCAAATTAGTTGTCATATTAGAGCATTTACGCCATGGCCTGCAGCATTTTTTATCTTAGATGGCGAGTCAGTAAAAGTTGGCGATTTTGAGATAATTGAGCAACAAGCTGATAACCAACAACCAGGTACAATTATAGCTATTAGTAAAAATGGCTTTGATATTGCGACAAATGATAAAGTAATCAGTTTTAAACAATTACAATTTCCTAACAAAAAAATGCTTAATATTGTAGATATTTTAAATGGTAAAGATTTAGGTAAATATATTGGATATAAAATAGGTTAGATAATGAAAGTTGGATTTATAATAGATAATTTAAATTCTTTTAATATCTCAAAAGATAGTACCTATATGATGCTACAGGCAGCTCAAGATAAAGACTGGGAGATTTATACTTTTTATCTCAATGATTTATCAATAATCAATGGTAAACCAAAAGGTGATGCACTTAAGATAAAAATTCATAAAGCAAAACAAGCTTGGTATGAGATTTTATCGCAACATCATGATTTTTCATTATTGGATCTAGATTGTATTTTTATGCGTAAAGATCCGCCATTTAATATGGAATATATTTATGTCACATATATGCTAGATCTAGCCAAAAAAAATGATGTTTTGATAGTTAATAATCCTCAAGCGCTTAGAGATTTTAATGAAAAAGTAGCTATTGCAAATTATCCTAAATTTGCACCTCATACTTTGATCACTAGAAGCTATAAACAGATTAATGAATTTTATGCAAAGCACAAAGACATCATTGTCAAGCCTCTAGATGGTATGGGTGGTAGTTCTATCTTTAGGATTAAAGATGGTGATAAAAATAAAAATGTAATACTAGAAACACTTACACAGCATCAAAGTCGTTATATAATGGTTCAAGATTACCAAAAAGCTATCAAAGAAGGTGATAAGAGAATTCTCATAGTTAATGGTGAACCAATTAAGTATCTCTTAGCTAGGGTGCCTAGTGATAGTGATAATCGCGGTAATCTAGCAGCTGGCGCTACAGCAGAGGTTAGAGAACTCCAAGATAGCGACTATAAGATTGCCAAAAAGGTCGCCAAAAAGCTCAAAAAAGAAGGCGTAATGTTTGCTGGCATTGATGTGATTGGTGATAAATTAACCGAAGTTAATATTACTAGTCCAACAGGTATCCAAGAGATATACAAAGCTACAAAAATAAATGCTGCTAGTTTACTAATGCAAGCAGTTGAGATAAAAATAAATAAGTTCAGACAGGAAGATGAAAATGGAGAATAAATTAAACTCTCAAATTTTATTCCAAGAAGCACAACGGTATACTCCAGGTGGGGTCAACTCTCCGGTTAGAGCATTTAAGAGTGTCGATCAAGGGTTTCCAAGATTTATAAAATCTGCAAAAGGTGCTTATTTATATGATGTTGATTGGAACAAATATATAGACTATATCGGCTCATGGGGTCCGATGATTTTAGGTCATGGTGATGATGATGTTTTAGAAGCAATACAGTGTCAACTTAAAAATGGTCTAAGCTATGGAGCGCCCTGTAAGCAAGAGGTTGAACTTGCTAAAAAGATAATTGAGCTGATGCCAAGTATTGAGCAAATAAGATTTGTAAACTCAGGTACAGAGGCAACTATGAGCGCAATTAGACTTGCAAGAGCATATACAAGCAGAAACAAAATCATCAAGTTTGAAGGTTGCTATCATGGACATGCAGATGAATTTCTCGTAGCTGCTGGCTCCGGTGCATTATCTTTAGGTCAACCAAATTCTCCAGGTGTGCCTGAGGATGTTGTCAAAGATACTTTAGTAGCTAGTTTTAATGATATTGATTCTATCCAAGCGCTTTTTGAAAAATATAAAGATCAGATAGCTTGTATTATTGTTGAGCCTATCGCTGGTAATATGAATATGATTTTCCCACAAGATGAGTTCTTAGCTAAGCTTAGAACTGTTTGTGATGAGAATGGTAGCTTACTTATATTCGATGAGGTAATGACTGGCTTTAGAGTTGCTCTAGGCGGTGCTCAGAGTGTTTATAATGTTAAACCAGATTTGACAACTTTGGGTAAAGTGATTGGTGGTGGTATGCCAGTTGGAGCTTTTGGTGGGCGTAAAGAAATTATGCAAAAAGTCTCTCCAGCAGGGCCAGTATATCAAGCAGGAACGCTATCAGGAAATCCTATTGCAATGGCAGCAGGTATTAAAACTTTAGAAAAAATTTCACAACAAGGGTTCTTTGATGAGCTCGGAGCTAAAGCACAAAGGTTAGTTGATGGTTTAAATCAATCAGCCCAAGCTTATGACTTTAACTTTCATGCAAAATGCTTAGGAGGAATGTTTGGCTTATTTTTCTGTAGTGACAAAGTTGCGATAAATACATTTGTAGATTTAGGTAAAACAAACCTTAAGGTCTTTAATAAGTTCTTTGCATATATGCTTGATAATGGTGTATATCTGGCGCCATCAGCTTATGAAGCAGGTTTTATTTCAATAGCTCATAGTGATGAAGATATCCAAAAAACTATTTACCTTGCTAAAAATTTTTTTCAAGAGAACCAGAACTAAATAAGTACCATCAATAAATAAAATTAAAGATATAAGTTTTACGTCCTCTCTAGTCAAGATGGTGTAACTGTAGTTGCTAGTGAAGATATAAAGATCTAGCTTTTAATTATCATATTCTAGCTGTTGTGGTGAAATATTACAAATATCTGCAAAAGTATAGTTTTCTAACCTAGCTATAAAATCATTACTAGCTTGGGTTAATATAAATTTGAGTTTACAGTTTGGTATTAGCGGGCATGTAATTGTATCTTTATTAAAACATTCTACAATATTCATTGGTTCTAATTTTCTTATAATTTCAGATAATTTGATACTATAAGTAGCGCGAGAAATTGATATACCTCCAAATCTACCTTTATATGATTTTATATAATTTAAGTTTGATAATTTATTTATAATTTTTGTAGCATGATTTAATTTTATATTTAATATATTAACGAGGTCTTTTGTTTTGTATTTTTGAGAAGGGTTTGACCCCAAGATTATTAAAATCCTTAATGAATAATCAGTAAAAGAGGTCAAGTTCATATAAATATTTTTTTAAAATTTATTGTTAAAGTATAAAATAAATTTGTATCTATTATAATATGCATATATAATGCATATTATAATTTTAAGTTTGGAGATCAATTATGCTAAGCCAAAAAAATATAGACACAATAAAAACAACAATTCCTATATTAGAACAAAATGGTGTTGTCTTAACAAAATACTTTTATAAGAGAATGTTTTCACATAATCCAGAAGTTAAAAAATTTTTTAATCTTTCAAGACAACAAAATTCTTCACAGCCTGAGGCTTTAGCTGCAGCAATTTTAGCTTACGCAAAAAATATTGATAATCTTGAAGTACTTGGTCAAGCAATTGAGTTAATAGCTCAAAAACATGCATCTCTGCAAATTAAAGCAGAACATTATCCTATTGTTGGAACTAATCTAATAGAGTCAATTAAGGAAGTATTGAGTTTATCTGATAGTGATGATGTTATTATAGCTTGGACAGAGGCCTATAATTTATTAGCAGAAATTTTGATTAATCGTGAAAAAGATATTTATAAAGAAAATTTAGAAAATTATGGTTGGGATAATTTCAAAGAGCTTGAGTTAGTTAAAAAAGAGAATGAAAGCGTAAACGCATATTCTTTTTATTTAAAAAATAGTTCTTTTGATAAATTTGATTTTAGACCTGGTCAATATATAACAGTACGATTTCCATATAATGGAACAACAACTATGAGAAATTACAGTATTTCATCTGCGACAGGTGAAGATTATCTAAGAATTACCGTAAAAAAAGAACACCAAGGTTATGTATCTCAATATTTATCTGATGAGATTAAAGTTGGTGATAAAATTGAAGTAGCCCCTCCATGTGGAGAGTTCTTCTTAGAAACAAATCAAAATCTAGACAAGCCATTAGTTTTAATCTCAGCTGGTATTGGCATTACACCTCTAATGAGTATGCTGCTATCAGAATTAAAAACAACCAATCAAAGAAAAATACTTTTTGTTTGTGGTAAAAAAAGTAAGAAAGAACATCCTTTTGCAGATTTATTAGAGAAATTGTCAAAGGAAAATCCAAGGCTAGAAACTATTTTTTTCTATGAAAATATCGCAGGAACTAATGCAAAGCAAGGTTTAGTTTGCCTAGAGACAGTTTATGAGTATCTTAAAGATGATAAAAATAATTCACAATATTTTTTCTGTGGCCCACAAGATTTTATGCTTTCTATACATGAAAAATTATTAAAAAATGGAATTAATGAAAAAGATATTCATTTTGAGTTTTTTGGTTCTAAAGCTGCTTAAATCTTTAGATAGTTACAGGTAGTTTTCCCATAATCTTTTTATCTCCAAAAATATTTTCTAATGCAGCTTGAATATTAATTTTTAGTGATGTCTTTGTATAATTAGTCTGATCCATAGAGGTTGCACCATAGATACAAATATAATTTTTTATATTATCAATATAGTTGATATCATAAGGAGCAAGTGCTGCGATATTTATAGTTTGCTTCGGTTTTATAGAAGTTAGATAGCTAAATTTGTTGCTATACTCACGTAGATTTGCTGAAACTAGTAAAATTACATCAGCATTTTTAATGCTGTTTTCAATATTTTCATTATTAATATTTTCGCAGCTAATATTAGTGTTTGAGTTATTATTTATTACTACTTTTTGCAATTCATTACAAAAGTCTGCTAAACGTTGATTGTCTGTATCGATAATTAAGATATTTTGTAGCTCACTAAGTTTACATGGAATAATCCCTGAATTTCTAACTACAGTTGTACTTTGTTTAGCTAACTCTAAAGCTACTTTTTGATGCTCATAAGAGTTAACTATTTGATCAGCTAGTTTAAGCTGCTCATTTTCAGATAATGTAAATATCAAATTTTGATCAAGTTTATGTTGTTTTTTAAAGCTGATAATATTGTCATAAGCCTTATCAACTGCTATAGCGAATTTGGCATTTCTAATATACTCTTTTTCTAGCTTACTGAAAAAATCTTCTAATTTATAAATATCTTTTTCTGACCATACCCGAACTGGCATAAGTACAATATCTACACCAGCCAATATTGCTAATTTTGCAGCTTCAATAGTTCCAAAATGTTTAGCTATAGCATGCATATCCATAGCATCTGAAACTACTAATCCTTTAAAATCAATGTGTTGTTTTAGAATCTCTGTAAT
This Francisella opportunistica DNA region includes the following protein-coding sequences:
- a CDS encoding Rrf2 family transcriptional regulator, translating into MNLTSFTDYSLRILIILGSNPSQKYKTKDLVNILNIKLNHATKIINKLSNLNYIKSYKGRFGGISISRATYSIKLSEIIRKLEPMNIVECFNKDTITCPLIPNCKLKFILTQASNDFIARLENYTFADICNISPQQLEYDN
- a CDS encoding glycoside hydrolase family 3 protein, whose translation is MSIRKKLGQLIMMDFRYWDEDSNNKPIPFIKTNQTINKIFKDYNLSGFILFRENIQSNQQTISLLRELQANVSTPLFFATDQEGGRVNRLQQGTSGCGNMALAATNNPNNAYTIAKLIGDELYYLGINTNFAPVIDVNSNKNNPIIGVRSYSDNPEVVTEYAKNAIAGYRDAKIIACVKHFPGHGDTAIDSHLGNVILAKSLNDLETTELLPFRKLANNYSMVMTAHISVPALDDTQYKSISTGENIYVPATLSYKIITEILKQHIDFKGLVVSDAMDMHAIAKHFGTIEAAKLAILAGVDIVLMPVRVWSEKDIYKLEDFFSKLEKEYIRNAKFAIAVDKAYDNIISFKKQHKLDQNLIFTLSENEQLKLADQIVNSYEHQKVALELAKQSTTVVRNSGIIPCKLSELQNILIIDTDNQRLADFCNELQKVVINNNSNTNISCENINNENIENSIKNADVILLVSANLREYSNKFSYLTSIKPKQTINIAALAPYDINYIDNIKNYICIYGATSMDQTNYTKTSLKINIQAALENIFGDKKIMGKLPVTI
- the gshB gene encoding glutathione synthase codes for the protein MKVGFIIDNLNSFNISKDSTYMMLQAAQDKDWEIYTFYLNDLSIINGKPKGDALKIKIHKAKQAWYEILSQHHDFSLLDLDCIFMRKDPPFNMEYIYVTYMLDLAKKNDVLIVNNPQALRDFNEKVAIANYPKFAPHTLITRSYKQINEFYAKHKDIIVKPLDGMGGSSIFRIKDGDKNKNVILETLTQHQSRYIMVQDYQKAIKEGDKRILIVNGEPIKYLLARVPSDSDNRGNLAAGATAEVRELQDSDYKIAKKVAKKLKKEGVMFAGIDVIGDKLTEVNITSPTGIQEIYKATKINAASLLMQAVEIKINKFRQEDENGE
- the hmpA gene encoding NO-inducible flavohemoprotein; translation: MLSQKNIDTIKTTIPILEQNGVVLTKYFYKRMFSHNPEVKKFFNLSRQQNSSQPEALAAAILAYAKNIDNLEVLGQAIELIAQKHASLQIKAEHYPIVGTNLIESIKEVLSLSDSDDVIIAWTEAYNLLAEILINREKDIYKENLENYGWDNFKELELVKKENESVNAYSFYLKNSSFDKFDFRPGQYITVRFPYNGTTTMRNYSISSATGEDYLRITVKKEHQGYVSQYLSDEIKVGDKIEVAPPCGEFFLETNQNLDKPLVLISAGIGITPLMSMLLSELKTTNQRKILFVCGKKSKKEHPFADLLEKLSKENPRLETIFFYENIAGTNAKQGLVCLETVYEYLKDDKNNSQYFFCGPQDFMLSIHEKLLKNGINEKDIHFEFFGSKAA
- the hemL gene encoding glutamate-1-semialdehyde 2,1-aminomutase produces the protein MENKLNSQILFQEAQRYTPGGVNSPVRAFKSVDQGFPRFIKSAKGAYLYDVDWNKYIDYIGSWGPMILGHGDDDVLEAIQCQLKNGLSYGAPCKQEVELAKKIIELMPSIEQIRFVNSGTEATMSAIRLARAYTSRNKIIKFEGCYHGHADEFLVAAGSGALSLGQPNSPGVPEDVVKDTLVASFNDIDSIQALFEKYKDQIACIIVEPIAGNMNMIFPQDEFLAKLRTVCDENGSLLIFDEVMTGFRVALGGAQSVYNVKPDLTTLGKVIGGGMPVGAFGGRKEIMQKVSPAGPVYQAGTLSGNPIAMAAGIKTLEKISQQGFFDELGAKAQRLVDGLNQSAQAYDFNFHAKCLGGMFGLFFCSDKVAINTFVDLGKTNLKVFNKFFAYMLDNGVYLAPSAYEAGFISIAHSDEDIQKTIYLAKNFFQENQN